A genomic segment from Ornithorhynchus anatinus isolate Pmale09 chromosome 16, mOrnAna1.pri.v4, whole genome shotgun sequence encodes:
- the RGS1 gene encoding regulator of G-protein signaling 1 yields the protein MPGIFVSSASSRELKRMEHSLLEDKTQKKKPRAFGMDWKTYLKSMLPHLESGLKSSRSKSIMLSAEEVTLWAQSLENLLANETGQDTFRGFLQSEFSEENIEFWLACEEYKKTESDHLHCKAKTIYNAFVQQDAEKQINIDYHTRESTAKMIQTPTLTSFDEAQKIVYTLMERDSYPRFLKSEIYLNLLNALQANSLK from the exons ATGCCAGGGATATTTGTTTCTTCTGCAAGCTCAAGAGAACTGAAAAGAATGGAGCACTCTCTGCTAGAAGATAAAACTCAAAAGAAAAAGCCAAGGGCTTT TGGAATGGACTGGAAAACCTACTTGAAGTCAATGTTACCACATCTGGAATCTGGACTCAAATCTTCTAGGTCTAAGAGCATCAT GCTTTCTGCAGAAGAGGTAACGCTGTGGGCCCAATCTCTGGAAAACCTTCTTGCCAACGAAA CTGGGCAAGATACCTTTAGAGGATTCCTCCAGTCTGAGTTCAGCGAGGAGAACATTGAGTTCTGGTTGGCCTGTGAGGAATATAAAAAAACCGAATCCGATCATTTGCATTGCAAAGCCAAGACCATTTACAATGCATTCGTTCAACAGGATGCTGAAAAACAA ATCAACATTGACTATCACACCCGAGAATCTACCGCCAAAATGATCCAAACCCCAACCCTCACCAGCTTTGATGAGGCGCAAAAAATTGTGTACACTCTCATGGAGAGGGACTCTTACCCCAGGTTCCTGAAATCGGAAATCTACCTGAACCTCCTGAATGCGCTCCAGGCCAACAGCCTTAAGTGA